GCTACTACCTGAAGTCCGCGGAGGAGATGTACGCCATCGACTCCTCGGACGCCTGGCAGGAGGGCTGCGCCAACACCCGGCTCGTCGCCGAGCAGGTCGACACCGAGGGCATGTTCCAGTTCCGGAACCTGATGCCCAAGTTCGACATCCCGGCCGGCTACACCGAGGTCACCTGGTTCCGCGAGGAGACCATGCGCGGCATGGACCGCCGCTACCCCGGGGGCATCCCCGAGGACCGGATGAAGCAGGCCGAGTACGAGATGGACACGATCATCTCGATGGGCTTCCCCGGCTACTTCCTCGTCGTCGCCGACTTCATCATGTGGGCCAAGAACCAGGGCATCGCGGTGGGCCCGGGCCGAGGCTCCGCGGCCGGCTCGATCGTCGCGTACGCCATGGGCATCACCGACCTCGACCCGCTCACCCACGGCCTGATCTTCGAGCGCTTCCTCAACCCCGAGCGCGTCTCCATGCCCGACGTCGACATCGACTTCGACGAGCGCAGGCGCGTCGAGGTGATCCGGTACGTGACCGAGAAGTACGGCGCCGACAAGGTCGCCATGATCGGCACCTACGGCACCATCAAGGCCAAGAACGCGATCAAGGACTCCGCGCGCGTCCTGGGCTACCCCTACGCCATGGGCGACCGGCTCACCAAGGCCATGCCCGCCGACGTCCTGGGCAAGGGCATCCCGCTCTCCGGCATCCTCGACCCCACCCACCCCCGCTACGGCGAGGCCGGCGAGATCCGCGGGATGTACGAGAACGAGCCGGACGTCAAGAAGGTCATCGACACCGCCCGCGGCGTCGAGGGGCTCGTCCGGCAGATGGGCGTGCACGCCGCCGGCGTCATCATGTCCAGCGAGACGATCACCGACCACGTGCCCGTCTGGGTCCGGCACACCGACGGCGTCACCATCACGCAGTGGGACTACCCGAGCTGCGAGTCGCTCGGCCTGCTGAAGATGGACTTCCTCGGCCTGCGCAACCTCACGATCATGGACGACGCCGTCAAGATGGTGAAGGCCAACAAGGGGATCGACATCGACCTCCTGGCCCTCCCGCTCGACGACCCCAAGACCTTCGAACTGCTCGGGCGCGGCGACACCCTCGGCGTCTTCCAGTTCGACGGCGGCCCCATGCGCTCCCTGCTGCGCCTGATGAAGCCCGACAACTTCGAGGACATCTCCGCCGTCTCGGCCCTGTACCGGCCGGGCCCGATGGGCATGAACTCGCACACGAACTACGCGCTGCGCAAGAACAAGCAGCAGGAGATCACCCCGATCCACCCGGAGCTGGAGGGGCCCCTCGAAGAGGTGCTCGCGGTCACCTACGGCCTGATCGTCTACCAGGAGCAGGTCCAGAAGGCCGCCCAGATCATCGCCGGGTACTCGCTCGGCGAAGCCGACATCCTGCGCCGCGTGATGGGCAAGAAGAAGCCCGAGGAGCTGGCGAAGAACTTCGTCATCTTCGAGGGCGGCGCCAAGAAGAAGGGGTTCAGCGACCAGGCGATCAAGGCGCTCTGGGACGTCCTGGTCCCCTTCGCCGGCTACGCCTTCAACAAGGCCCACTCGGCCGCGTACGGGCTGGTGTCCTACTGGACCGCCTACCTCAAGGCGAACTTCCCGGCCGAGTACATGGCCGGCCTGCTCACCTCGGTCAAGGACGACAAGGACAAGTCCGCGATCTACCTGAACGAGTGCCGGCGCATGGGCATCAAGGTGCTGCCCCCGAACGTGAACGAGTCGGAGCCGAACTTCGCCGCCCAGGGCGACGACGTGATCCTCTTCGGCCTCACCGCCGTCCGCAACGTCGGCCAGAACGTCGTGGAATCGATCATCAAGAGCCGGAAGGCGAAGGGCAAGTACGCCTCCTTCCCCGACTTCCTGGACAAGGTCGAGGCCGTCGTCTGCAACAAGCGGACCGTCGAATCGCTGATCAAGGCCGGGGCCTTCGACGAGATGGGCCACACCCGCAAGGGCCTGGTCGCCCACCACGAACCGATGATCGACAACGTGGTCGCGGTCAAGCGCAAGGAGGCCGAGGGACAGTTCGACCTCTTCGGCGCCATGGGCGACGAGAGCGCGAGCGACGAGCCGGGCTTCGGCCTCGACGTCGTCTTCTCCGACGTCGAGTGGGAGAAGTCCTACCTGCTCGCCCAGGAGCGCGAGATGCTCGGCCTCTACGTCTCCGACCACCCGCTCTTCGGGCTGGAACACGTCCTGTCCGACAAGACCGACGCCGGCATCTCCCAGCTGACCGGCGGCGAGCACTCCGACGGCGCCGTCGTCACCATCGGCGGCATCATCTCCGGCCTCCAGCGCAAGATGACCAAGCAGGGCAACGCCTGGGCCATCGCCACCGTCGAGGACCTCGCCGGCTCCATCGAGTGCATGTTCTTCCCCGCGACCTACCAGCTCGTCTCCACCCAGCTGGTCGAGGACACCGTCGTCTTCGTCAAGGGCCGCCTCGACAAGCGCGAGGACGTCCCGCGGCTGGTCGCCATGGAGATGATGGTCCCCGACCTCTCCTCGGCCGGCACCAACGCACCCGTCGTCCTGACCATCCCCACCGTCAAGGTCACCCCGCCCATGGTCACCCGGCTCGGCGAGATCCTCCGCCACCACCAGGGCAACAGCGAGGTCCGGATCAAGCTCCAGGGCCCGCGCACCACCACGGTCCTGCGGCTCGACAAGCACCGGGTCAAGCCCGACCCCGCCCTCTTCGGCGACCTGAAGGTGCTGCTCGGACCGTCCTGTCTGGCCGGATAACGCCGGTCCCGTCCCCTGCGCGAGGGCCCGCCCGGCTGTGCCGGGCGGGCCCTCGCGTCATCACACCGGAGCGTCAGTTGTGGCCGAAGCGCTTCTCCCGGCCCTTGCGGGCCATGTCGGAGGGCGAGGCCTGCGCCATCCGCTGCTCGGCCTGGTCCGTCGCGGACGAGCTCTTGGCCTGCTCGGCGCCGCGCTCGGGGGCCGAGGACTTCTGCTGGTCGCGGTTCTGCTTCTTGTTCTTGGCCATGGTGGAGCCTCCGTGAGGGTCTAGGGGCCAGGACCGCCTTCACACTCACACAACGCCGTAAACGACGCATTTTGGATCATTACTACGCGTAGCCGACCGTCCTCGCGGGCGCCCCGTGAGATCCGCCACGCCGATGATCGAGTTCCGGCCGTCAACACCCTTGCGGTCGGGCAGACTCGGGGAATATCCAGAGGACCCCCACGGAAGAGGGTGGAACGCGTGGACCGCTGCGTCGTCCTGGTGGACGCCGGCTACCTGCTGGGCGCCGCCGCGAGCCTTCTCGCAGGGGAGCCCTCGCGCTCCCGCATCACCGTCGACCATGCCGCCCTCATCCAGAACCTGCGCGAGCGGGCCGAGGCGGACACCCAGCAGCCCCTGCTGCGCATCTACTGGTTCGACGGCGCCCCCGACCGGGTGCCCCAGCCCGAACACCGGCGGCTGCGCGTGATGCCCCGCGTCACCGTCCGCCTGGGCGCCCTGACCCGCAGCGACGGCCGCTGGGCACAGAAGGGCGTGGACGCCGCCATGCACGCCGAGCTCACCGAACTCGCCCGCAACCGCGCCTGCTCCGACGTGGTGCTGGTGACCGGCGACGGCGACCTGCTGCCCGGCCTGATGTCCGCCAAGGAACACGGCGTCGCCGTCCACCTGTGGGCCGTGCAGGCCGCCGACGGCGACTACAACCAGTCCGAGGACCTCGTCGCCGAAGCCGACGAACGCCGCGTCCTCGACCGCGCCTGGATCACCCGAGCCGTCCGCGCCAAGGACCTCGCCGGACTCTGCGCCCCGCCGCCCGTCCCCCGCCCCGACATCGCCGCCATCCTCTCCGCCCCGCTGCCCGAGGCCGCCCTCGCCGAGGCCGCCCGCAACGGCTCCGCCCCCGCGGGCCCGCAGGCGCAGGACGGCCCGCCGCTGCCGGCGCCCGCCGCCTCCGCCGGCAAGGCCGTCCCCACCCCGAAGGACCTCGCCGGCTCCCTGCGCGCCCCCGGCCCGCAGAACGGGCCCGGCGGCCAGGGCGGTCAGCCCCCCGCCGGCAGCGCCCTGCGCTGGTCCTCCGACAAGGGCTGGATCGACCGCGCCGGACCCCTCGGCGAACCCGCCGAGACCGCCTCCCTGCCCACCCTCGCCCAGCTCACCTCCGCCGAGCAGCGCTGGGCGGACCGCGAGGAGGACATCACCACCGTCGGCGGCGACCCGTTCGAGGTGGGACAGGTGTTCGCCCGCCGCTGGATGGAACGGCTCCCCGAGACCGTCCACCTCCAGAAGCTGGCCACCATGTACCCGCGCGTGCCGCACCGGATCGACGGCGAGCTGCTGCGCTACGCCGCCCGCTTCGGACTGCTCGCGCACAAGGACGACCAGATCGACGAGCACGACCGGTACGCCATCCGGGCCGGCTTCTGGCGCGAGATCGACGTCCGCGCCGCCGCCGAACACGTCGTCGCCGTACCGGCCTCACCGCCCGGAGCCGGCCCCTCCGACGGCGGCGCCCCGGCGACCCCGGCGGCCGGGTAGGGCCGGGAACCCCGTAGGCTGCTCCCTCGTGAGTACGGGCACAGCACAGGCGGAACCCCGCGGGAAGCGCGGCGCGGCAGCGGCCGCGGAAGGCGCGTCCGACGTGGTCTGCGCGGTGCGTGACCTGGTCAAGACCTATCCCGCGGTCCGCGGCCGGCGCGGGGCCCCCGCCCTGCCCGAGACCCGCGCCACCGACGGGATCACCCTCGACGTGCGGCGCGGCGAGATCTTCGGGCTGCTCGGCCCCAACGGCGCCGGCAAGTCCACCCTCGTGCGCCAGCTCACCGGGCTGATGCGGCCCGACGCGGGCTCCGTCACCCTGCTGGGCCACGACCTGGTCCGCCACCCCGAACGGGCCGCCCGGCTCCTCGCCTACCTCGGCCAGGAGTCCACCGCCCTGGACGAGCTCACCGTCTCCCTCGCCGCCGAGACCACCGGACGGCTGCGCGGCCTCGACCTCCGCGCGGCCCGGACCGCGCGCGACGCCGTACTGGACGAACTCGGGCTGACCGAGATCGCCGGCCGGCCGCTGAAGAAGCTCTCCGGCGGACAGCGCCGCCTCGCCTGCTTCGCCGCCGCCCTGGTGGGGGAGCGGCCCGTACTGGTCCTCGACGAACCCACCACCGGCATGGACCCGATCGCCCGGCGGGCGGTCTGGTCGGCCGTGGACCGGCGGCGCGCCCGGCACGGCGCCACCGTCCTGCTCGTCACCCACAACGTCATCGAGGCCGAGACCGTCCTCGACCGGGTCGCCGTCATCGACCAGGGCCGGGTCATCGCCTGCGACACGCCGTCCGGGCTGAAGGCCAGGGTCTCCGGAGAGGTCCGCCTGGAACTGGTGTGGCGCTCCGCGCCCCCGCTGGACGTGCCCGAGGTCGCCGCCCTCGCCCCGCGGGCCGCCGAGTCCGGGCGCCGCTGGGTGCTGCGGCTGGCGCCCGACGAGGCACGGGCCGCGGTGGCCGCGGTCACCGGAGGGCCGGCCTTCGCCGCCCTCGACGATTTCACGTTGGCGACGC
Above is a window of Streptomyces subrutilus DNA encoding:
- the dnaE gene encoding DNA polymerase III subunit alpha → MTKQPFTHLHVHTQYSLLDGAARLKDMFNACNEMGMSHIAMSDHGNLHGAYDFFHTAKKAGITPIIGIEAYVAPESRRNKRRIQWGQPHQKRDDVSGSGGYTHKTIWAANAKGLNNLFRLSSDAYAEGWLTKWPRMDKETISQWSEGLIASTGCPSGELQTRLRLGQFDEALKAASEYQDIFGKERYFLELMDHGIEIERRVRDGLLEIGRKLGIPPLVTNDSHYTYASEATAHDALLCIQTGKNLSDPDRFRFDGTGYYLKSAEEMYAIDSSDAWQEGCANTRLVAEQVDTEGMFQFRNLMPKFDIPAGYTEVTWFREETMRGMDRRYPGGIPEDRMKQAEYEMDTIISMGFPGYFLVVADFIMWAKNQGIAVGPGRGSAAGSIVAYAMGITDLDPLTHGLIFERFLNPERVSMPDVDIDFDERRRVEVIRYVTEKYGADKVAMIGTYGTIKAKNAIKDSARVLGYPYAMGDRLTKAMPADVLGKGIPLSGILDPTHPRYGEAGEIRGMYENEPDVKKVIDTARGVEGLVRQMGVHAAGVIMSSETITDHVPVWVRHTDGVTITQWDYPSCESLGLLKMDFLGLRNLTIMDDAVKMVKANKGIDIDLLALPLDDPKTFELLGRGDTLGVFQFDGGPMRSLLRLMKPDNFEDISAVSALYRPGPMGMNSHTNYALRKNKQQEITPIHPELEGPLEEVLAVTYGLIVYQEQVQKAAQIIAGYSLGEADILRRVMGKKKPEELAKNFVIFEGGAKKKGFSDQAIKALWDVLVPFAGYAFNKAHSAAYGLVSYWTAYLKANFPAEYMAGLLTSVKDDKDKSAIYLNECRRMGIKVLPPNVNESEPNFAAQGDDVILFGLTAVRNVGQNVVESIIKSRKAKGKYASFPDFLDKVEAVVCNKRTVESLIKAGAFDEMGHTRKGLVAHHEPMIDNVVAVKRKEAEGQFDLFGAMGDESASDEPGFGLDVVFSDVEWEKSYLLAQEREMLGLYVSDHPLFGLEHVLSDKTDAGISQLTGGEHSDGAVVTIGGIISGLQRKMTKQGNAWAIATVEDLAGSIECMFFPATYQLVSTQLVEDTVVFVKGRLDKREDVPRLVAMEMMVPDLSSAGTNAPVVLTIPTVKVTPPMVTRLGEILRHHQGNSEVRIKLQGPRTTTVLRLDKHRVKPDPALFGDLKVLLGPSCLAG
- a CDS encoding NYN domain-containing protein — protein: MERVDRCVVLVDAGYLLGAAASLLAGEPSRSRITVDHAALIQNLRERAEADTQQPLLRIYWFDGAPDRVPQPEHRRLRVMPRVTVRLGALTRSDGRWAQKGVDAAMHAELTELARNRACSDVVLVTGDGDLLPGLMSAKEHGVAVHLWAVQAADGDYNQSEDLVAEADERRVLDRAWITRAVRAKDLAGLCAPPPVPRPDIAAILSAPLPEAALAEAARNGSAPAGPQAQDGPPLPAPAASAGKAVPTPKDLAGSLRAPGPQNGPGGQGGQPPAGSALRWSSDKGWIDRAGPLGEPAETASLPTLAQLTSAEQRWADREEDITTVGGDPFEVGQVFARRWMERLPETVHLQKLATMYPRVPHRIDGELLRYAARFGLLAHKDDQIDEHDRYAIRAGFWREIDVRAAAEHVVAVPASPPGAGPSDGGAPATPAAG
- a CDS encoding ABC transporter ATP-binding protein — encoded protein: MSTGTAQAEPRGKRGAAAAAEGASDVVCAVRDLVKTYPAVRGRRGAPALPETRATDGITLDVRRGEIFGLLGPNGAGKSTLVRQLTGLMRPDAGSVTLLGHDLVRHPERAARLLAYLGQESTALDELTVSLAAETTGRLRGLDLRAARTARDAVLDELGLTEIAGRPLKKLSGGQRRLACFAAALVGERPVLVLDEPTTGMDPIARRAVWSAVDRRRARHGATVLLVTHNVIEAETVLDRVAVIDQGRVIACDTPSGLKARVSGEVRLELVWRSAPPLDVPEVAALAPRAAESGRRWVLRLAPDEARAAVAAVTGGPAFAALDDFTLATPSLEDVYLALGGRMKGLVKS